The DNA segment CCATCGCGCGTGACCATCAGGCCGGCATACAGGACGCCCTTGTATTTCTTGTTTTCAAATCTTAGGCCGGCGATGGTCGGTTCGATGATGCTTTTCATGATCGTGTTGAAAAGCTCCCGGCTGATCTGCGGCGCCGGCGAAATCGCGCCCATGCCGCCGGTGTTGGGCCCCTTGTCGTTATCCAGCGCTTTTTTGTAGTCCATGGCCGTGGCCAGCGGAATGATACGCTTGCCGTCACTGATCACCATGAACGACATTTCCTGCCCGGTCAGGAACTCCTCGATCACCACCCGTTCGCCCGACTTGCCGAACTTCCCGTCCAGCATGATCTCTTTGATGCCCTCCTCGGCTTCGCTCTTTTTTTGGCAGATGTAGACCCCCTTGCCGGCGGCCAGCCCGTCGGCCTTGATCACCAGGGGAAAGGAAGCGCTGCGGAAATGATCCATGGCATCGGCGGCAGAGGTGATGGTCTTGAAAGCCGGAGTGGGGATGTTGTTCTTGTTCATGAATTCCTTGGCAAACGACTTGGAGGTTTCGATCATGGCCGCTTTCTGGGTGGGGCCGAATATTTTCAGGTGGCGGCTGTTGAACTCGTCGACGATGCCCAACGCCAGCGGATGCTCCGGGCCGACCACGGTCAGGTCGATCTTTTCCGCCTGGGCGAAATCGGCCAGCTCGATGATGCTGGTCGGCTTGATGTCGACGTTCTCGGCCAGGCTGCCGGTGCCAGGGTTGCCGGGAGCGGCGAAAATTTTATCCACCCGCTTGGATTGCGAGATCTTCCACACCAGGGCGTGTTCCCGGCCACCCGAGCCGACGATCAGTACTTTCATCTTGACTCCTTGATCTTTCCCGGACAAATTATAGAAAATAAAAATGCTTTGCGCAAGCAGCACAAACTATCCACCGACTTTGGTAGTCACACTCTGGTTTCAGCAAGTTCTGATAGTGGCTGAAACCATTTAGTGTGACTATACCAACACTGCATGTTTTTGACGATTTACCGATATTGTCAAAAACATAGTGTTGGTATGGATTTAGTTTGTCTGTCCCAGCAGGGGAAGAACAAATTATTCGGACACGCAGGCGGTAGTCACACTGGATCGTCAAACTATGGTTTCAGCAAGTATAAATATGGCTGAAACCATCTAGTTTGACTATAGTGTGGGTATTTATTCGGTGGCGAAATAGACGGGGTTCTCGGCCAGGAAAAGATCGCTGAAGATGTCCTTGACCACCTCGCCCGGTAGGCCCTTGGAAAGCGGAAAGCCGGCATAGTACAGCAGGGTGGGAAACAGGTCAGCCAGGGAGATGGTGTCCTGGAACAGCCCTTTTTTCAGCGCCGCTTTCTCGTACAGCAGGAAAGTGCCCAGCGCGTTCATCGACTTGTAGACGAAAATATCGCGGCGGCCGATATAGTTGACCAGGATGCGCCGCCAAACCGGCAGCGGCTCGGTCTCATATAAGCTCAGCACGATCAGCATCTCGTTGTCGCCCATGGAACCGATGATCTTGCCCAGCACCGCATCGTAATATTCATAATATTTATCGAGGATCCAGCCGTACTCTTCGGGTCCTTCTGGGCCAGCGAGGAGGAGAAGAACTGCACGAAATTGTTGTTCTTCTTGAGGTTGTTCTCGGCATACGTGGGCCAGACCGGGGGATTGATCATGGTAAACGTCTTGAAGCCGTTCGCCTGGTAGAATTCCTTCAGCCGGTCCAACCGTCCGCCGGAAACCCTTTTGTAGAAGCTGGTCACGTTCAGCTTGGCCGAGTTCCTGAAAAAAATGTACTTGGGAAAATTGTCGAACTCGCAAAGGGCGTCGCGGAACTGGAACTTGAAGTCGGAATGCTCGGCGAAATTGGCCGGCGATTCGCCGCTGAGAAGGGTATTGAAGAACGACAGCTCGGGGTTGGGCCGGAAGGTCCTCAGGCGGCCCATGACGCCGTTTTCCTTGATCCAGTTGAAATTCAACAGCTTCGACTCCTGTGAAACGCTGAGCAGGTAATTCAGCGACAAGCCCTCCATGATCACCAGGTTGAGCTGGCGGGGCGGGCTGATGACCGGCGCCGTGTATTTGAAGGCGGACGGAGCGACGGGATGCTTTTGCCTCAGCAAGGTGTAGCCGGCCCAGACGTCTAGGCCAACGAGGAGCATCAGCAGGGCCTGGAGCCATCTTTTGCGCCGCGACTTCAGGAAGATGAAGACGATGCCCAGGATCAGGATCAGGAAATTGAGCAGCAGGATCTTGATGAAGTTGTTCTTGGCGTCAACGGTGAAGAAAACATAGTAATAATCGTAGTTGGCGTAGAAGAGCACCGAGGCGATCATGACCGTGAAGGAAAGGAAGTACACCGGCGTCGGCGGATTGAAAAAACCGATCGGGTACTTGCGCTCGGCGAAAAACTGCACGAAGAAAAAGCTGACCGCGATGAACACCATCCACAGCGGGCCGTAATAGGTAAGCAGGTTCAGGAAAATGGGCAGCAGCATGTCCGGCGCGATCGTCACGCGGGGGTTCAGGAAGGCGATCAGCAACAGGGTGAAAAAGGTGAACAGGCAGGCGGTCAGGATGAAATTGATGACGAGCTTCAGCGAACGCAGCAATTTACTTTTCGTAGCCCTGAGACGTGGTGATCAGCATCAGCGTGGTCTGGCCGATCTTGAACTCGGTCTGGTCGGTGATCTCGGTGATCGAGACCTTGTCGTCGCTGATGAAGGTGCCGTTGGTGCTGCCCAGGTCGCGCAGGAAGACCTTTTCGTTGCGCACCTCGATGGCCAGGTGCTTGCGCGACACTTCCTTGTCCGGGATGATCAGGTCGACCTTGCCGCGTCCGATCAGGACGTAGGGCTTGTTCAGATGGTAGATGAAGCCGGCGCGGGCCCCCTTGATCACGGCCAGGGAGATTTTCCGGTCATCGGGCAGTTTCAGGTTTTCATTGATCCACAGCGAGTCTTCCACCTTCTGCTGCAGGATCTTGGCGGTGTCCTTCTTGCTGGAGGAATCGCTCTTGGGTTCCATGACCTCGAATACGGTCTGGCAGCGCGAGCACTTCAGCTTGTTCTTGCCCTTGACCCGTTCGTCTGAGATCTCGTATTTGGCCTTGCACTGCGGACATTCGATAATCATGGATAAATTATAACATCAAAAAAAATCATTAGTCAAATGGCAAAAAGATTTTATCGCCGATTTGCAAGTTCATTTTTTTGGCCATGCCGCCCTTGAGCTCCAGGACATAGCGCGCCGGATACTTCGAGTCGTAGCCCGGGCAGGGATCGGAGATGCAGGGAGGGACAGCCAGGTGCATGTCGACGATCTGCTGCCCCCCGTTCAAATAAATGATATCCAAGCTGATCCGCGTGTTTTTCATCCAGAAACTGCGGAAGTCTTCCCCGGGAAAGACGAACAGCATGCCGTAGTCATCTCTGATGCAGCGGCGGAACATGAGGCCTAGGGCGTGTTTTTCCGGGGTATCGGCGATTTCCACCTGGAACGGCTTGTCCTGGACGTAGATGGTGACGAAGCGGTTGGCTCCGTTAAGTAAGCCGGCCAAAGACATCAGTAAAACGAATATTCTTTTCATATCAGGGGGACGAAGACCACGCCGATCAGCTCGTCGGCCGTTATCTTGCCGGCCCGCTTTTCGTAGCGGACCAGGCGCTGGATATCGCCGCCCACGGGGGCGATGACGATCCCGCCCTCGGCCAATTGTTCGAAAAGGGGCTCGGGGAAGCGGCCGGGTGCAGCGGTCAGGATCATGCGCTCGTAGGGGGCGAACTCGGGCCAGCCCTCCTGGCCGCGCCCGATCTTGAATGAAATGTTCCGGTAATTGAAGCCGTTTGTCAGCAGATCGGCCGCGGCTCGGCTAAGTTCGGGGATGACTTCCAGCGAATAGACCCGGGCCGCGATCTCGGCCAGTACGGCGGTCTGGTAGCCGGAACCGGTGCCGATCTCCAGCACGTTCTCATCGCCACGCAGTTCGAGCGCCTCGGTCATGTAGGCCACGATGTAGGGCTGGGAGATGGTCTGCCCGAAGCCGATGGGGAGGGGGCCGTTGATATAGCTGAGCCTTCGTTCGGCCTCGGGCACGAAACGCTCGCGCGGCACCTTGGCCATGGCGCGCAGGACGGCTTCGGAGCGGATGCCGCGATTGCGGAGCTGCCCGTCCACCATGGCGCGGCGCTGGGCTTCGTAGTCCTCGTCCATGTCAGTAGGATTTGGCGAAAATCACCGTGTGCGCAGCTTTTTTCGCACAGGCGACGCAAGCGGTTCCCGGCGCGGCGGCATCGTCCAGGATGACGCGGATGGTGGCCGCGGTGTCGGCCTTTACCTTGGCCTCGCAGTCAACGCCGCCGCACCAGCCGCAGCGGA comes from the Candidatus Aminicenantes bacterium genome and includes:
- the purD gene encoding phosphoribosylamine--glycine ligase, whose amino-acid sequence is MKVLIVGSGGREHALVWKISQSKRVDKIFAAPGNPGTGSLAENVDIKPTSIIELADFAQAEKIDLTVVGPEHPLALGIVDEFNSRHLKIFGPTQKAAMIETSKSFAKEFMNKNNIPTPAFKTITSAADAMDHFRSASFPLVIKADGLAAGKGVYICQKKSEAEEGIKEIMLDGKFGKSGERVVIEEFLTGQEMSFMVISDGKRIIPLATAMDYKKALDNDKGPNTGGMGAISPAPQISRELFNTIMKSIIEPTIAGLRFENKKYKGVLYAGLMVTRDG
- a CDS encoding zinc-ribbon domain-containing protein, whose protein sequence is MIIECPQCKAKYEISDERVKGKNKLKCSRCQTVFEVMEPKSDSSSKKDTAKILQQKVEDSLWINENLKLPDDRKISLAVIKGARAGFIYHLNKPYVLIGRGKVDLIIPDKEVSRKHLAIEVRNEKVFLRDLGSTNGTFISDDKVSITEITDQTEFKIGQTTLMLITTSQGYEK
- a CDS encoding DUF192 domain-containing protein, with the protein product MSLAGLLNGANRFVTIYVQDKPFQVEIADTPEKHALGLMFRRCIRDDYGMLFVFPGEDFRSFWMKNTRISLDIIYLNGGQQIVDMHLAVPPCISDPCPGYDSKYPARYVLELKGGMAKKMNLQIGDKIFLPFD
- a CDS encoding protein-L-isoaspartate(D-aspartate) O-methyltransferase is translated as MDEDYEAQRRAMVDGQLRNRGIRSEAVLRAMAKVPRERFVPEAERRLSYINGPLPIGFGQTISQPYIVAYMTEALELRGDENVLEIGTGSGYQTAVLAEIAARVYSLEVIPELSRAAADLLTNGFNYRNISFKIGRGQEGWPEFAPYERMILTAAPGRFPEPLFEQLAEGGIVIAPVGGDIQRLVRYEKRAGKITADELIGVVFVPLI